TCGTTGGCCGCCGCGCCGCCATCGACGCGCAATTCCTGCAACGGCGCCGCACCGTCGCGCGCCATGGCTTGGACCAGATCGGCGCTCTGCATCGCGATCGACTCGAGCGCGGCGCGCGCGATGTGGGCGCCGCTGCTGCCGCGGCTCAGGCCGAGCAGGGTGCCGCGCGCATTCGCATCCCAGTACGGCGCCCCCAGCCCGGTGAAGGCCGGCACCAGCACCACCCCGCCGCTGTCGGGCACGCTGGCCGCGAGCGCTTCGACCTCCGCGGCCCTCTTCACCAGGCCGAGCGCATCGCGCAGCCACTGCACCACCGCCCCGCCCATGAACACGCTGCCCTCGAGCGCGTAGCTCGCGCCCGCCTCCACCCCCGACCAGGCGACCGTGCTCAGCAGCCGGTTCGTCGACGCCACCGGCGTGGCGCCGGTATTCATCAGCAGGAAGCAGCCGGTGCCATAGGTGTTCTTGGCCATGCCCGGCAGCAGGCAGCCCTGGCCGAAGGTCGCCGCCTGCTGGTCGCCGCCGATGCCGGCGATCGGAATCGCGGCGCCGAACAGCGCCGGCTCGGTCTCGCCGCACACCCCGCTGCTCGGCACCACCCGCGGCAACAGCGCGGGCGGAATGCGGAAGTGCGCGAGCAGCACCGGATCCCAGTCCAGGGCATGCAGGTTGAACAGCATCGTGCGCGAGGCGTTGCCGGGGTCGGTGACGTGCAGCCTTCCGCCGCTCAGGTGCCAGACCAGCCAGCTGTCGATGGTGCCGAAGGCGAGCTCGCCGCGCTCGGCGCGTTCGCGCGCGCCGGGCACATGATCGAGCAGCCAGGCGAGCTTGGTCGCCGAGAAGTAGGGGTCGAGCTCGAGCCCGGTGCGTGCGCGCACCTCGTCGCCCCAGCCCTCGGCACGCAGGTGCGCGCATGCGGCGGCCGTGCGCCGGTCCTGCCACACGATCGCCGGCGCCAGCGCCCGACCGCTGGCGCGCTCCCACAGCACCGTGGTCTCGCGCTGGTTGGCGATGCCGATCGCCGCGACCTCGCGTGCCGCGATGCCGGCATTGGCGAGTGCCTCGCGCGCGCAGTCGAACTGCGTGCGCAGGATGTCCTGCGGATCGTGCTCGACCCGATCGGGTGCCGGGAAATGCTGGGCGAATTCCGCCTGGGCCAGCCCGCATACGCGGCCGGAGGCATCGAACACAATGGCGCGCGAACTGGTCGTGCCCTGGTCGAGGGCGAGCAGGTAGGCCATGTTGCCTCCACGGGACCGGGGAAGGAGGAGCACAGCCTACCGCCAATCCCGTCCCCGGCCCAGCCCGGGAACACGCCAACCCGCATGCGCCGCGATGTGGTTCAATGCGCATCCGTATCGTTGCAATGCAGCAAGCACCATGCCCGCCTTCTGGATGATCGTCTCCTGCCTCCTGTTCGCCTGCATGGGCGTATGCGTGAAGCTGGCGTCGTCCGTGTTCTCGACCGGCGAGATCGTGTTCTGGCGCGGCCTCGTGAGCATGCTGATGATGGCCGGGCTGGCGCTGAGCCGCGGCATCGGGCTGAGCACACCGCACTGGCGCATGCACCTGTCGCGCAGCATCTCGGGCTCGACCGCGCTGGTGTGCTACTTCTTCGCCATCGGCGCGCTGCCGCTGGCGACCGCGGTCACGCTCAACTACACCTCACCGCTCTTCCTCGCCCTGCTGCTCGCGCTCGTCATGGGCGAGCGCCTGAACGCGCTCGCTTCCGGCGCGGTGCTGATGGGCTTCGCCGGCGTCGTCCTGCTGCTGCGCCCGACGCTGCAGCCGGAGCAATGGCTGGGCGCGGCCGTCGGCCTCGGTTCGGGGGCGCTGGCGAGCCTGGCCTACCTCAGTCTGCGCGAGCTCGGCCGCAAGGGTGAACCCGAAGTGCGCACCGTGTTCTGGTTCTCGCTGATGACCACCGTGATCGGCCTGGCCTGGAGCGTGTTCGGCGAGCTCCACCTGCCGGATCTGCGCCAGCTCGCCACCTTGCTCGGCGTCGGCCTGTTCGGCGGCCTCGCCCAGCTCGCGATGACGCGCTCCTACCGCTACGGCCGCACCGTGGTATCCGCCAACCTGAGCTATGCGACGGTGGTGTTCGCGAGCCTGTTCGGCATGCTGCTGTGGGACGAGATCATGCCGGCGAGCGCCTGGCTGGCGGTCGCGCTGATCGTCGCCGGCGCCATCCTCGTCTCGCTGAGCACGCGCAAGACGGCGTGAGCCGGCACCGGCCCGGCCGGCGGCACGGCCCTGCGGGCTCGGCGCAATTGAGCCGGACCGGCGTCCGGACTATAGTTGCTGCATCCCGGCCCATTCCATGGAGGCTGTCATGATCAGCATCGAGAACACCGAGAAGATGGTCGCCGTCGCCGTGTTCGGCGAATTCACCCTGGCCGATTACAAGGAATTCGAGGATGTGGTGAATTACCACATCCAGTTCGAAGGCACGGTCGACCTGCTCTTCGACCTGCGCCAGATGGTCGGCTTCACGCTCGACGTGGCCTGGGAGGAGATCAAGTTCTCGCGCCAACACGCTGGCGACTTCCGCCGCATCGCGGTGCTGACCGAAGACCAGTGGCTGACCTGGAGCGCCTGGGTGTCGCAACTGTTCGTCAATGCCGAGGTCCGGGTCTTCGACGACGAGGACGAGGCCCGTGCCTGGCTCGCCGCCGACGAGGCGGCCGAGACGGCACAGTGAGCATGCACGCCTGAGCGTGCGCTCATGAGCGCTTCCTATTCGACGCTGATCGGCGCGCTGGAGCTGGCGCAGCGCATCCACGATCCGGACTG
This genomic stretch from Thauera sp. GDN1 harbors:
- the glpK gene encoding glycerol kinase GlpK encodes the protein MAYLLALDQGTTSSRAIVFDASGRVCGLAQAEFAQHFPAPDRVEHDPQDILRTQFDCAREALANAGIAAREVAAIGIANQRETTVLWERASGRALAPAIVWQDRRTAAACAHLRAEGWGDEVRARTGLELDPYFSATKLAWLLDHVPGARERAERGELAFGTIDSWLVWHLSGGRLHVTDPGNASRTMLFNLHALDWDPVLLAHFRIPPALLPRVVPSSGVCGETEPALFGAAIPIAGIGGDQQAATFGQGCLLPGMAKNTYGTGCFLLMNTGATPVASTNRLLSTVAWSGVEAGASYALEGSVFMGGAVVQWLRDALGLVKRAAEVEALAASVPDSGGVVLVPAFTGLGAPYWDANARGTLLGLSRGSSGAHIARAALESIAMQSADLVQAMARDGAAPLQELRVDGGAAANDLLMQMQADVLGVPVLRPRLLETTAFGAACLAALGCGLWTRIDAIAAHWQLDRRFEPQWSPARRAEARAHWARAVERARDWARG
- a CDS encoding STAS/SEC14 domain-containing protein — its product is MISIENTEKMVAVAVFGEFTLADYKEFEDVVNYHIQFEGTVDLLFDLRQMVGFTLDVAWEEIKFSRQHAGDFRRIAVLTEDQWLTWSAWVSQLFVNAEVRVFDDEDEARAWLAADEAAETAQ
- a CDS encoding DMT family transporter: MPAFWMIVSCLLFACMGVCVKLASSVFSTGEIVFWRGLVSMLMMAGLALSRGIGLSTPHWRMHLSRSISGSTALVCYFFAIGALPLATAVTLNYTSPLFLALLLALVMGERLNALASGAVLMGFAGVVLLLRPTLQPEQWLGAAVGLGSGALASLAYLSLRELGRKGEPEVRTVFWFSLMTTVIGLAWSVFGELHLPDLRQLATLLGVGLFGGLAQLAMTRSYRYGRTVVSANLSYATVVFASLFGMLLWDEIMPASAWLAVALIVAGAILVSLSTRKTA